The following proteins come from a genomic window of Lachnoclostridium phytofermentans ISDg:
- a CDS encoding single-stranded DNA-binding protein encodes MNKVILMGRLTRDPEIRYSQGANSLAIARYSLAVNRSFKREGEPDADFFNCTAFGRNAEFAEKYLKQGTRILISGRIQQDNYTNKDGQKVYSVQVIVDEQEFAESKNASGSESGGYQPSARPTPSAAVGDGFMNIPDGIDEELPFN; translated from the coding sequence ATGAACAAAGTTATCTTAATGGGTAGACTTACCAGAGACCCAGAAATCAGATATTCTCAAGGAGCAAATTCTCTTGCAATTGCAAGATATTCCTTAGCAGTAAACCGTTCCTTTAAGAGGGAAGGCGAGCCAGATGCAGACTTTTTTAACTGTACTGCTTTTGGTAGAAATGCTGAGTTTGCAGAAAAATATTTGAAACAAGGTACTCGTATCTTAATTTCCGGCAGAATCCAACAGGATAATTATACGAACAAAGATGGCCAGAAGGTCTACAGCGTTCAGGTTATCGTGGACGAGCAGGAATTTGCAGAAAGTAAAAATGCATCAGGCAGTGAGTCTGGTGGATATCAGCCATCTGCAAGACCTACTCCAAGTGCAGCTGTTGGTGATGGTTTTA
- the rpsF gene encoding 30S ribosomal protein S6, with amino-acid sequence MNKYELALVVNAKIEDEAKNATVEAVKELITRFGGNITNVDDWGKKRLAYEIQKMKEGYYYFIKFDGDSTTPSEVEQRIRIMENVIRFLCIRQDA; translated from the coding sequence ATGAACAAATATGAATTAGCCTTAGTTGTAAATGCAAAAATCGAGGATGAAGCAAAGAATGCTACAGTGGAAGCTGTAAAAGAGCTTATTACTAGATTCGGCGGTAACATTACTAACGTTGATGATTGGGGTAAGAAGAGACTTGCTTACGAAATCCAGAAGATGAAAGAAGGTTATTATTATTTCATCAAATTCGATGGTGATTCTACAACTCCAAGCGAAGTTGAACAAAGAATTCGTATTATGGAGAATGTAATCAGATTTTTATGCATTAGACAGGACGCATAA
- a CDS encoding DUF951 domain-containing protein — protein sequence MDLKVGDSIKMKKPHPCGSNEWEILRVGIDFRLKCKGCGHQVMLPRKQVEKGIRQVIPGEK from the coding sequence ATGGATTTAAAAGTTGGTGATAGTATTAAAATGAAAAAACCACATCCATGCGGTAGTAATGAATGGGAGATATTACGAGTTGGAATTGATTTTCGTTTAAAATGTAAAGGTTGTGGTCATCAAGTAATGCTTCCAAGAAAACAGGTAGAAAAGGGAATACGTCAGGTAATACCCGGAGAAAAATAG
- the trhA gene encoding PAQR family membrane homeostasis protein TrhA — MEMKRQATAKFKFKDPGSAISHLIFTIIALIATPPLLLKAYHMPGHIPLLSMILFLLGVVSLYSASTIYHSFDISEEINTKLRKIDHMMIYVLIAGSYSPICLIALGNKTGLVLFIIIWSLALLGIFQALFFIHCPKWVSSTIYIAMGWSCIFSFTQLVSSLSRPAFLWLLAGGIIYTVGGVIYALKLPIFNGRHKNFGSHEIFHLFCIGGTLCHYILMYYLV; from the coding sequence ATGGAAATGAAAAGACAAGCTACAGCCAAATTCAAATTTAAAGACCCTGGAAGTGCTATTTCGCACCTTATCTTTACGATTATTGCATTAATTGCAACGCCTCCACTTTTACTTAAGGCATATCATATGCCTGGACATATTCCGCTATTGTCCATGATTTTATTCCTGCTTGGAGTTGTCTCTTTATATAGTGCAAGCACGATATATCACTCCTTCGATATCTCCGAGGAGATTAATACAAAATTACGAAAAATAGATCATATGATGATTTATGTTTTAATAGCTGGTTCCTATTCACCTATCTGCTTAATTGCTCTGGGAAATAAAACAGGTCTTGTTCTTTTTATCATCATTTGGTCTCTTGCACTCCTTGGAATCTTCCAAGCACTTTTCTTTATTCACTGTCCAAAATGGGTAAGTTCAACTATTTACATTGCGATGGGATGGAGCTGTATCTTTTCCTTCACACAATTAGTTAGCTCTCTTTCAAGACCTGCTTTCTTGTGGCTACTTGCCGGCGGAATTATTTATACAGTAGGTGGTGTTATCTATGCATTGAAGCTTCCAATTTTTAATGGACGCCATAAAAATTTTGGATCACATGAAATTTTTCATCTATTTTGCATTGGTGGTACACTTTGTCATTATATCTTGATGTATTACTTAGTCTAG
- a CDS encoding M23 family metallopeptidase: MKKQKLSEMAKKKVVYATLLVGVFVVVAVALVTMTAKTGDQKDNNLVGLDDPENQIAGIDKNNASIMDDGTYAVDPGDDEKDPSEVATQPDEGRTQNTAENTVEGTTQKDNVAQITTTPSDTAKKETPVDTKPVMQNTAENLKFDKAQGLEIPLAGNVILPYSVDKMVFHATLKQYKTNPAILIQGSIGAPVKAAAKGIVTKIVDEPYTGVTVTMDIGSGYKLVYGQLEKNEHLKVGDVVEAGKEFAKLAKVSKFYSVEGENLYFQVLEGDSSLDPMTLFKEE; the protein is encoded by the coding sequence GTGAAAAAACAAAAGTTAAGCGAAATGGCCAAAAAGAAAGTAGTGTATGCAACGCTATTGGTGGGAGTATTTGTTGTTGTCGCAGTTGCCCTAGTAACCATGACAGCAAAAACAGGAGATCAAAAAGATAACAATTTGGTAGGTCTTGATGATCCTGAAAATCAAATAGCTGGCATCGATAAGAACAATGCAAGTATAATGGATGATGGCACATATGCAGTAGATCCGGGGGATGATGAGAAAGATCCTTCTGAAGTTGCAACACAGCCAGATGAGGGTAGGACACAAAACACAGCAGAAAATACAGTAGAGGGAACGACCCAGAAGGATAATGTTGCACAGATTACAACAACTCCTTCAGATACCGCAAAGAAGGAAACCCCAGTTGATACGAAGCCAGTAATGCAAAACACAGCAGAAAACCTAAAGTTTGACAAAGCACAAGGTTTAGAAATACCGCTTGCAGGAAATGTTATTCTTCCATATAGTGTTGATAAAATGGTATTCCATGCAACCTTAAAACAATACAAGACAAATCCTGCAATCCTTATTCAAGGTTCAATAGGAGCTCCTGTTAAGGCAGCGGCAAAGGGTATTGTTACTAAAATTGTAGATGAGCCATACACAGGAGTTACTGTAACTATGGATATCGGAAGTGGATATAAGCTTGTTTATGGTCAATTAGAGAAAAACGAGCACCTTAAGGTTGGAGATGTAGTGGAAGCTGGAAAAGAATTTGCAAAACTCGCAAAGGTAAGTAAATTCTATTCTGTAGAAGGTGAAAACTTATACTTCCAAGTATTAGAAGGAGATAGCAGTTTAGACCCTATGACCTTATTTAAAGAAGAATAA
- a CDS encoding ABC transporter permease, translating to MKLYKKYFGIHFRSAMQYKVSFLLTTIGQFLVSFNIFLGIYFLFARFSSVKGYTYQEVMLCFAVNIMAYSLAEMFARGFDMFPSIISNGEFDRILVRPKGILLQVLCSKIEFTRIGRMIQAVIMFFYGVKTSGITWSIDKVITVGFMVIGGTTLYSALFLLYAAVSFFTIEGIEVMNIVTDGAREYGKYPFDTYGKTVLKIVTYLIPFALFQYYPFLYLLGRNTNPVLIILPLASAFFYLPCYLFFQIGLKHYKSTGS from the coding sequence ATGAAATTATATAAAAAATATTTTGGAATTCATTTTCGTAGTGCGATGCAGTATAAAGTATCGTTTTTATTAACAACGATTGGTCAGTTTTTAGTATCATTTAATATATTTTTAGGAATATATTTTCTGTTTGCGAGATTTTCATCGGTAAAAGGATATACTTATCAAGAGGTCATGCTTTGTTTTGCTGTAAATATTATGGCTTATTCTTTAGCAGAGATGTTTGCAAGAGGCTTCGATATGTTTCCTTCTATCATAAGCAATGGAGAATTTGACCGTATTTTAGTTCGACCGAAAGGGATTCTTTTACAAGTTTTGTGCAGTAAAATAGAATTTACGAGAATAGGTCGTATGATTCAGGCTGTCATAATGTTTTTTTATGGCGTTAAAACAAGCGGGATTACATGGAGTATTGATAAGGTAATTACAGTAGGCTTTATGGTAATTGGTGGAACTACACTTTATAGCGCGCTATTTCTTTTGTATGCAGCGGTAAGTTTTTTTACGATAGAAGGAATTGAAGTAATGAATATTGTAACGGATGGTGCAAGAGAATATGGCAAATACCCATTTGATACGTATGGAAAAACAGTATTAAAAATAGTTACGTATCTTATTCCATTTGCACTATTTCAGTATTATCCTTTTCTCTATTTATTAGGTAGAAACACGAATCCAGTTCTTATCATTCTGCCTCTTGCTTCTGCATTTTTTTATCTACCTTGTTATCTTTTTTTTCAAATTGGATTAAAACATTATAAATCGACAGGATCTTAA
- a CDS encoding ABC transporter permease: protein MKKYVSFFRMRFSTGLQYRQAALAGMATQFVWGAMEILLFKAFYEADPSAFPMEFSALTSYIWLQQAFLALYMMWFLEREIFDSITSGGIAYELCRPLDLYSMWFARNIANRLSKAVLRCIPILILAACLPKPYGMLPPRSFITFILFLISMGLALFVTVAFSMILYILCFYTISPLGIRMVAFSLVEFFSGSVIPLPFLPDGIRQVCEMLPFASMQNVPFRIYSGDLSGIDGYGAVSLQLFWVVALIILGKWLLKKAQIRVVVQGG from the coding sequence ATGAAAAAATATGTTTCTTTTTTTCGCATGCGGTTTTCTACGGGATTGCAATATCGTCAGGCAGCCCTTGCGGGAATGGCGACCCAGTTTGTATGGGGAGCTATGGAGATTTTATTATTTAAAGCGTTTTATGAGGCGGATCCGTCAGCGTTTCCGATGGAGTTTTCAGCACTTACTTCTTACATCTGGCTACAGCAGGCATTTTTAGCGCTTTATATGATGTGGTTTTTAGAGCGGGAAATCTTCGACTCGATTACGAGTGGAGGCATTGCATATGAATTATGCCGACCGCTTGATTTATACTCGATGTGGTTTGCAAGAAATATTGCAAACCGTTTATCAAAGGCAGTACTTCGATGTATTCCTATATTAATTCTTGCAGCTTGTTTACCAAAACCATATGGCATGCTGCCGCCAAGAAGTTTTATTACATTTATATTATTTTTAATTTCTATGGGCCTTGCGTTGTTTGTTACAGTGGCGTTTAGTATGATTTTATACATCCTATGTTTTTATACGATTTCCCCACTTGGAATACGTATGGTTGCGTTTTCTTTGGTGGAATTCTTCTCAGGATCAGTCATTCCACTACCTTTTTTACCAGATGGAATAAGACAGGTGTGTGAAATGCTGCCATTTGCTTCGATGCAAAACGTACCGTTTCGAATTTATAGTGGTGACCTTTCTGGAATAGATGGATATGGTGCGGTCTCATTACAGCTTTTCTGGGTAGTTGCTTTGATTATTTTAGGTAAATGGTTATTGAAAAAAGCACAGATCAGAGTTGTTGTACAAGGAGGTTAG
- a CDS encoding ABC transporter ATP-binding protein — protein sequence MIEVEHISKTFRVSRRNSGFKEATKALFHREYEELKALDDISFTIADGEMVGYIGPNGAGKSSTIKILSGILYPDSGTCLVNGRIPWKERKAHVKDIGVVFGQRSQLWWDVPVIDSFELLKDIYDIPLTTYRDNLEELITLLNLSQIIKTPTRQLSLGQRMRCEIAASLLHEPKILFLDEPTIGLDAISKLAVRDFIRKRNETHKTTVILTTHDMQDIEALSKRIILIGKGRLLMDGTLDELKAVKAEDSIDEVIASMYRKYDIA from the coding sequence ATGATTGAAGTGGAACACATTTCTAAAACCTTTCGAGTGAGCAGAAGAAATTCTGGATTTAAAGAAGCAACAAAAGCGTTGTTTCATCGTGAATACGAAGAATTAAAAGCACTCGATGACATCTCTTTTACGATAGCTGACGGTGAAATGGTTGGCTATATCGGTCCTAATGGTGCAGGGAAAAGCAGCACCATCAAAATTTTAAGTGGAATCTTATATCCGGATTCCGGTACCTGTTTAGTAAATGGAAGAATTCCTTGGAAGGAACGAAAGGCTCATGTGAAAGACATCGGAGTCGTTTTTGGGCAGCGCTCGCAGCTATGGTGGGATGTCCCTGTCATTGATTCGTTTGAACTTTTAAAGGATATTTACGACATTCCATTGACTACTTACCGGGATAATTTAGAGGAACTGATTACACTTCTTAATTTATCTCAAATAATAAAAACTCCAACAAGACAATTATCACTAGGGCAGCGGATGCGCTGTGAAATAGCAGCATCTCTTCTTCATGAGCCTAAAATCTTATTTTTGGATGAACCAACAATAGGACTTGATGCTATATCAAAGCTGGCGGTGCGTGATTTTATTAGGAAACGAAATGAAACACATAAAACGACGGTTATCTTAACGACTCATGATATGCAAGATATTGAAGCCTTGTCAAAACGAATCATCTTAATTGGCAAAGGCAGACTCTTGATGGATGGAACCCTTGATGAATTAAAAGCTGTGAAAGCGGAGGATTCAATTGATGAAGTAATTGCTTCGATGTATCGGAAATATGATATCGCATAA
- a CDS encoding ABC transporter ATP-binding protein has product MTPMKWFFSFLKKYRLRLIIAFLMVTVTTAMYIVNPYISGLIVDRVIRDGEYELLWKLVIILIGTTVIRSIMKYCYLFLFETTSQRMLYSMRDHVYRRLLQQDFNFYNKNRTGELMSRQTGDMDAIRHFVAYVTYSIYENSLLFLFAMTMIFTVDYRLALCLIAIVPLTAYTTRKQLKAIKPAFHNIRKHFSSLNTAVQENISGNRVVKAFAKEDYEIEKFMKENDGYRDAELNATAQWRKYIPFFEFFANFSLFVLYLIGGIMAIKETITVGQLITVSGYLWMINNPLRMAGWLANDFQRFVTSVERIYYTINKDPDVADPEKPHKIDRLKGEIKFSHVYYNSEDDVILKDINFHIKPGQTVGIIGATGSGKSTLMNLLCRFYDVSSGEITVDGVNVKDYELYSLRGNIGMAMQDVFLFSDTIEGNIAYGKPNCSFEEVEHAAKLANADDFIKQMPEGYDTIVGERGVGLSGGQKQRISLARAILKDPAIIILDDTTSAVDMETESGIQEALHSIQNHHTVFYIAHRISSIKDADQILVIDEGTIKEAGTHDELVAKKGYYYTVFHHQYGEFDSIKSLKGGNSHGKK; this is encoded by the coding sequence ATGACACCGATGAAATGGTTTTTCTCATTTCTAAAAAAGTATCGACTGCGGCTTATCATCGCATTTCTTATGGTAACCGTAACAACAGCCATGTATATTGTAAACCCTTATATCTCTGGTCTTATAGTTGACCGCGTGATTCGGGATGGCGAGTACGAACTTCTGTGGAAGTTGGTAATTATCTTAATCGGAACTACAGTTATTCGTTCCATCATGAAGTACTGTTATCTCTTTCTATTTGAAACTACCTCACAACGAATGCTATATTCTATGAGAGATCATGTATACCGCCGTCTCTTACAACAGGATTTTAATTTCTACAACAAGAATCGTACTGGTGAATTAATGTCCAGACAAACGGGCGATATGGATGCCATCCGTCATTTCGTAGCCTATGTTACTTACTCCATCTACGAGAACTCCTTGTTGTTTTTATTTGCAATGACTATGATATTCACGGTTGATTACCGTTTAGCGTTATGCTTAATAGCCATCGTACCATTAACAGCCTATACCACAAGGAAACAATTAAAAGCAATTAAACCAGCGTTTCACAACATAAGGAAACACTTTTCCAGCTTAAATACTGCAGTTCAGGAAAATATCAGCGGTAATCGTGTAGTAAAGGCATTTGCCAAAGAAGATTACGAAATCGAAAAATTCATGAAAGAAAACGATGGATATCGCGACGCAGAATTAAATGCGACAGCACAATGGCGCAAGTACATTCCATTTTTTGAATTCTTTGCAAACTTCTCTTTGTTCGTACTTTATCTTATTGGTGGTATTATGGCGATCAAGGAAACTATCACAGTAGGTCAATTAATTACGGTGAGCGGTTATCTATGGATGATTAATAACCCTCTAAGAATGGCAGGATGGCTTGCAAACGATTTTCAGCGTTTTGTTACTTCTGTGGAACGTATTTATTATACAATTAATAAAGATCCTGACGTTGCAGATCCAGAAAAGCCTCATAAAATTGACAGATTGAAGGGTGAAATTAAGTTTTCTCATGTTTATTATAATAGCGAAGATGATGTGATTTTAAAAGACATCAATTTTCATATAAAGCCAGGTCAAACGGTTGGTATTATCGGAGCTACCGGTTCTGGAAAATCAACACTTATGAACCTTTTATGTCGTTTTTATGATGTATCTTCCGGTGAAATTACTGTGGATGGTGTTAATGTTAAAGACTATGAACTTTATAGCTTACGTGGTAACATCGGTATGGCTATGCAGGACGTATTCTTATTCTCTGATACAATTGAAGGTAATATCGCATACGGAAAACCAAATTGTTCCTTCGAAGAGGTGGAGCATGCGGCTAAACTTGCAAATGCAGATGATTTTATTAAGCAGATGCCAGAAGGCTATGATACGATTGTTGGTGAACGTGGCGTCGGATTATCCGGTGGCCAAAAGCAACGTATCTCACTTGCCAGAGCAATCCTAAAAGATCCTGCAATCATTATTCTTGATGATACGACTTCTGCAGTGGATATGGAAACAGAATCCGGGATTCAAGAAGCCCTACATTCCATCCAAAATCATCACACGGTATTTTATATTGCTCATCGAATCTCCTCCATTAAAGATGCAGATCAGATTCTAGTGATTGATGAAGGTACTATAAAAGAAGCAGGAACTCATGACGAATTAGTCGCAAAGAAGGGCTATTATTATACTGTATTTCATCATCAATATGGTGAATTCGATTCGATAAAATCTCTGAAAGGGGGTAATAGTCATGGCAAGAAATAA
- a CDS encoding ABC transporter ATP-binding protein, with the protein MARNKYDIDEALDSEFNIKHLKRLGTYISPFRKDMAITILLMLTSSALGMLVPIFFMKIIDDFIPNKNIAGIVGVCFLLLVINIINMINLRLKVNITAKLGQNIIHQIRSDIFTHLQELPFSYYDDRPHGKIQVRVVNYVNSLSDLLSNGIVNTITDLFSLFFIVGFMLSIDIRLTGICMIGLPVLMALIFFIKRKQRVAWQIQSNKSSNLNAYIAESINGIRVTQSFVRERENIQIFNNLSKSYSTSWMNAVRYNFMLWPAIDNIATLTTAAIYVLGVSWITNGVAGITTGVLIAFTSYIGRFWAPINTLASFYNSLLTAMSYLERIFETIDEEVTVKDNEGATEMPPIVGDVEFRDVTFSYEDGVPILNGVSFHVKPGETYAIVGPTGAGKSTIINLISRFYNLDSGELFIDGIDINSVTIKSLRKQMGVMLQDSFIFSGTIMDNIRYGNMEASNEEVVAAAKTVCAHDFIMGLENGYDTEVNERGSRLSAGQRQLISFARALLADPKILILDEATSSIDTETEILLQEGLAKLLAGRTSFIIAHRLSTIKNSDKIMYVDGGQIIELGNHDELMALEGKYYDLYMSQYDFLR; encoded by the coding sequence ATGGCAAGAAATAAATACGATATTGATGAAGCTTTAGATTCTGAGTTTAATATAAAACACTTGAAGCGCCTTGGGACCTATATTTCCCCCTTCCGTAAGGATATGGCAATTACCATTTTATTAATGTTGACCTCCAGTGCCCTTGGAATGTTAGTCCCAATCTTTTTCATGAAGATTATTGATGATTTTATTCCTAATAAAAATATCGCTGGAATCGTTGGTGTTTGCTTCTTATTATTGGTGATTAATATTATCAATATGATAAATCTTAGACTTAAGGTAAATATAACAGCGAAGCTTGGTCAAAACATCATTCATCAAATTCGTTCTGATATCTTTACTCATCTGCAGGAGTTACCATTTTCATATTACGACGATCGTCCACATGGAAAGATTCAGGTACGAGTTGTTAACTATGTAAATAGTTTAAGTGATCTTTTAAGTAACGGTATTGTAAATACCATTACTGATCTATTCAGCTTATTCTTTATCGTTGGATTTATGTTATCTATCGATATAAGGCTTACCGGAATATGTATGATAGGTCTCCCGGTATTAATGGCTTTAATCTTCTTTATTAAAAGAAAACAACGTGTTGCTTGGCAGATACAAAGTAACAAATCATCAAACTTAAATGCCTATATCGCAGAAAGTATTAATGGTATTCGCGTGACTCAAAGTTTCGTAAGAGAACGTGAAAATATACAGATTTTCAATAATCTTAGCAAAAGCTATAGTACCTCTTGGATGAACGCTGTTCGTTATAACTTTATGCTTTGGCCAGCCATAGATAATATCGCAACACTTACCACCGCAGCAATTTATGTTCTTGGCGTCAGCTGGATTACAAACGGTGTAGCAGGAATCACAACTGGTGTATTGATTGCATTTACCTCTTATATAGGCAGGTTTTGGGCGCCGATTAACACCTTAGCAAGTTTTTATAACTCTTTATTAACTGCTATGTCCTATCTGGAACGTATCTTCGAGACAATTGATGAGGAGGTAACAGTAAAGGATAATGAGGGAGCAACTGAAATGCCACCAATTGTCGGTGATGTAGAATTTAGAGATGTAACCTTTAGCTACGAAGATGGAGTTCCAATTTTGAATGGTGTTAGTTTTCATGTAAAACCAGGGGAAACCTATGCAATCGTTGGTCCTACCGGAGCTGGAAAATCTACCATTATCAACTTAATCAGTCGTTTTTATAATCTGGATTCTGGAGAGCTTTTCATCGATGGAATCGATATCAACAGCGTAACCATCAAATCCTTAAGAAAACAGATGGGTGTCATGCTTCAAGATAGCTTTATCTTCTCAGGTACCATTATGGATAATATCCGCTATGGTAATATGGAGGCTTCGAACGAAGAGGTTGTTGCTGCTGCAAAAACAGTCTGTGCCCATGACTTTATCATGGGATTAGAAAACGGTTACGATACTGAGGTAAATGAGCGTGGTTCCCGCTTATCCGCTGGCCAACGACAACTTATTTCTTTTGCTCGTGCCTTACTTGCAGATCCAAAGATACTGATCCTTGATGAAGCAACTTCTAGTATTGATACAGAAACTGAGATACTATTACAAGAAGGATTGGCAAAACTTCTAGCAGGAAGAACCTCCTTTATCATTGCTCACCGTCTATCCACCATTAAAAACTCTGACAAAATTATGTATGTCGATGGCGGTCAGATAATCGAGCTTGGTAACCATGATGAATTGATGGCTCTGGAAGGGAAGTACTATGATCTTTACATGTCACAGTATGACTTCTTAAGATAG
- a CDS encoding LCP family protein: protein MNNKKTSYDPIEDIWDEQSEDYMEEQQSVSFNKRSKQKRKKKTNKVLKRCLAAFIIVGSLALLIFGTRFGRGLLYHMASSYVYGALEHDNGSTEAMNQNNNVIVGRQEEGVLNILLFGIEEIGGARNTDSMMIASINSNKKTVKLVSLMRDTYVSIPGWKSTKLNAAYAKGGVDLLIKTIEENYKLHIDAYASVNFESFENIVDSIGGVSIELGKEEAKYLRRTNYISNPEYRTVKAGVNTLNGNQLLGYCRVRKVKTLGGANNDYGRTVRHRRAMNAIFDKVKSQNIFKTASQANKWMGYVTTNIAKDQIEDIISTVMENHINTIDTLRIPVDGMFNDPKVYQGVTYPLVLDWDKNIEELYRFLYE, encoded by the coding sequence ATGAACAATAAGAAAACCTCATACGATCCGATAGAAGACATTTGGGACGAGCAGTCAGAAGACTATATGGAAGAACAGCAATCTGTCTCTTTCAATAAACGCTCGAAACAAAAAAGAAAGAAAAAAACAAATAAGGTATTAAAAAGATGTCTTGCTGCCTTTATTATCGTAGGCTCACTCGCTTTATTAATTTTTGGTACCCGCTTTGGTAGAGGGCTTCTCTATCATATGGCAAGTAGCTATGTTTACGGTGCACTTGAACATGATAACGGATCAACAGAAGCTATGAATCAAAATAATAATGTAATTGTTGGGCGCCAAGAAGAAGGCGTACTGAATATACTTTTGTTTGGTATTGAAGAAATCGGAGGAGCTAGGAATACAGACAGTATGATGATTGCTTCGATTAACTCAAACAAAAAAACAGTCAAGTTAGTGTCTCTCATGAGAGATACCTACGTCTCAATTCCTGGGTGGAAGTCCACAAAGTTAAATGCTGCCTACGCAAAAGGCGGAGTAGACCTTTTGATAAAAACGATTGAAGAAAATTATAAGCTTCATATCGATGCCTATGCTTCGGTAAATTTTGAATCGTTTGAAAATATTGTGGATAGCATTGGTGGTGTATCCATTGAACTTGGCAAAGAGGAAGCGAAGTATTTAAGGCGTACAAATTATATCTCAAATCCCGAATATCGTACTGTAAAAGCTGGCGTAAATACATTAAACGGTAATCAATTACTTGGATATTGCCGTGTTCGTAAAGTAAAAACACTAGGTGGAGCAAATAACGATTATGGCCGTACTGTTCGTCATAGAAGAGCAATGAATGCCATCTTTGATAAAGTGAAATCTCAGAATATTTTCAAAACAGCGAGTCAAGCAAATAAATGGATGGGTTATGTTACTACCAATATTGCTAAAGACCAAATTGAAGATATAATCAGTACTGTTATGGAGAACCATATCAATACCATCGATACCCTAAGAATTCCTGTAGACGGTATGTTCAATGATCCAAAAGTTTATCAAGGTGTTACTTATCCTTTGGTACTTGATTGGGACAAGAATATCGAAGAGTTGTATCGTTTCCTTTATGAATAA
- a CDS encoding zinc ribbon domain-containing protein, with the protein MEGKVCQSCAMPLTKEEEFATNADGSKNEEYCIYCYKDGDFVSNQSMEEMVEFCIPFVYKEGEGKTVDEVRKDMLTYYKTLNRWREN; encoded by the coding sequence ATGGAAGGTAAGGTATGTCAATCATGTGCTATGCCACTTACAAAGGAAGAGGAGTTTGCAACAAATGCGGATGGCAGTAAGAATGAGGAGTATTGTATTTACTGCTATAAGGATGGAGATTTTGTATCAAATCAATCAATGGAAGAAATGGTAGAGTTTTGTATTCCTTTTGTGTATAAAGAAGGTGAGGGAAAAACAGTGGATGAAGTAAGAAAAGATATGTTAACTTATTATAAGACACTGAATCGCTGGAGAGAAAATTAA